In Carya illinoinensis cultivar Pawnee chromosome 6, C.illinoinensisPawnee_v1, whole genome shotgun sequence, a single genomic region encodes these proteins:
- the LOC122312692 gene encoding pectinesterase inhibitor-like has protein sequence MAIKHFASLSLVILALATTLLAGQAEARRGLGGNLCRRANYPAICRSAVKGLRNPYAAMSSAIRQLIAQTNRAKRLAAKLGRSGAGEVCRESYADAIGDLRTCSVNLRRHDKPGLNINLSAALSAFGDCDDALSDYGRSPLSRKNQALHKMASNGLYLATLIH, from the coding sequence ATGGCAATCAAACACTTCGCCTCTTTATCTCTGGTCATTCTGGCATTGGCCACAACCCTCCTCGCCGGACAGGCTGAGGCTCGCCGTGGCTTAGGAGGTAACCTCTGCCGCAGAGCCAACTATCCCGCCATCTGCCGATCAGCAGTAAAGGGGTTGAGGAATCCATATGCCGCCATGTCTTCAGCCATTAGGCAACTGATTGCCCAGACCAACAGGGCGAAGAGGTTGGCTGCCAAGCTTGGAAGGTCCGGCGCCGGGGAGGTTTGCAGGGAAAGCTACGCGGATGCAATTGGCGACCTCCGGACGTGCTCGGTTAACCTGAGAAGGCATGACAAGCCTGGCCTGAATATTAACCTCTCGGCTGCACTGTCGGCTTTCGGAGACTGCGACGACGCATTATCAGATTATGGAAGATCTCCACTGAGCAGAAAGAACCAAGCCCTCCATAAGATGGCTAGCAATGGCTTGTATTTGGCAACTCTAATTCACTAG
- the LOC122313614 gene encoding cysteine-rich receptor-like protein kinase 2 isoform X3, with product MKQEYPSVPCQCVTLLVIKILLLLETAVLGDPRSQTVSITCGLQLEHNSTIFVPNFVATMERISEQMRVSGFGVAVTGSGPDSNFGLAQCYGDLPLLDCVLCYAEARTVLPQCFPYNGGRIYLDGCFMRSENYSFFEEYKGPGDRAVCGNTTRKNSTFVASVRKAVRHAVETAPSNKGYGRAHVAVPVAVNESAYVLADCWRNLNASSCKVCLDNASASMLECLPWSEGRALNTGCFMRYSDKDFLNKEPGNGNSRVTTIVIVVSVVSSVIVLVVVIAIGVYIRKRRYIQKKRRGSNDAEKLVKILNDSSLNFKYSTIEKATGAFDNANKLGKGGFGTVYKGILPDGREIAVKRLFFNNRHRVADFYNEVNIISSVEHKNLVRLLGCSCSGPESLLIYEFMPNKSLDRFIFDANRDFGLARTFEEDKSHISTAIAGTLGYMAPEYLAHGQLTEKADVYSFGVLVLEIVTGKQNNRSKTSEYLDSLVTITWKHFQSGTVEDLYDSNLMLHNHHNSNIKNEILRVVHIGLLCTQEIPSLRPTMSKALQMLTKEEEHLPKPTNPPFVDETTMELNNTCEDSFYHPKAGMSDSIATVSKSSFRPR from the exons ATGAAGCAAGAATACCCTTCAGTCCCTTGTCAATGTGTTACTCTCCTTGTTATCAAGATTCTCTTACTACTGGAAACAGCAGTACTGGGAGATCCAAGGTCACAAACAGTCAGTATAACGTGTGGCCTCCAACTTGAACACAACAGCACTATCTTTGTACCAAATTTTGTTGCTACAATGGAAAGAATCAGTGAGCAAATGCGAGTTTCAGGCTTTGGAGTCGCAGTCACTGGTTCAGGCCCTGATTCTAACTTTGGCCTTGCTCAGTGCTATGGGGATCTCCCATTACTTGACTGTGTACTATGCTATGCTGAGGCTCGCACGGTTCTTCCTCAGTGCTTCCCTTACAATGGGGGTCGCATTTACCTCGATGGTTGCTTCATGAGGTCCGAGAATTATAGCTTCTTTGAAGAGTATAAAGGACCTGGTGACAGGGCTGTGTGTGGGAATACGACAAGGAAGAACTCAACGTTCGTAGCATCGGTTAGAAAAGCTGTGAGGCATGCTGTCGAGACTGCACCTAGCAACAAAGGGTATGGAAGGGCACATGTGGCTGTGCCTGTGGCAGTGAATGAGTCAGCTTATGTGCTGGCTGATTGTTGGAGGAATCTGAATGCTAGCTCTTGTAAAGTCTGTTTGGATAATGCATCTGCTTCGATGTTGGAATGCTTGCCTTGGTCAGAGGGCCGAGCACTGAACACCGGCTGCTTCATGCGGTATTCAGACAAAGATTTCCTCAACAAGGAACCAGGAAATGGAAATTCGAGAG TTACCACCATAGTGATAGTAGTTTCAGTTGTCAGTTCGGTGATTGTTTTGGTAGTTGTAATAGCAATTGGTGTATACATCAGGAAGCGCAGatatatacaaaagaaaagaagag GTTCAAATGATGCAGAAAAATTGGTGAAAATTCTTAATGACAGTAGcttgaatttcaaatattccACTATAGAGAAGGCTACAGGTGCTTTTGATAATGCCAACAAGCTTGGAAAAGGAGGATTTGGAACAGTTTATAAG GGGATTCTGCCAGATGGAAGAGAGATTGCTGTCAAAAGACTTTTCTTCAACAATAGACATAGAGTGGCGGATTTCTACAATGAAGTTAACATTATAAGTAGTGTTGAACACAAGAACCTAGTCAGGTTACTAGGTTGCAGCTGCTCTGGACCTGAAAGCCTTCTTATCTATGAGTTCATGCCTAACAAAAGCCTTGATCGTTTCATCTTTG ATGCAAACAGAG ATTTTGGGTTGGCCAGGACATTCGAAGAAGATAAGAGCCACATAAGCACTGCCATTGCAGGAACACT AGGATATATGGCTCCAGAGTACCTAGCCCATGGCCAGTTGACAGAAAAGGCCGATGTGTACAGCTTTGGGGTGCTTGTGTTAGAGATTGTTACGGGTAAGCAGAACAACAGGAGCAAAACCTCGGAATACTTGGACAGCCTAGTCACAATA ACATGGAAGCATTTTCAATCAGGGACAGTTGAGGATTTGTATGATTCAAATCTAATGCTGCATAATCACCACAACAGCAATATTAAGAATGAGATCTTGAGAGTGGTGCACATCGGACTTCTGTGCACCCAAGAGATTCCGTCATTGAGACCAACAATGTCAAAGGCTTTGCAGATGCTAACAAAGGAGGAGGAGCACCTTCCTAAACCAACAAATCCACCCTTTGTAGATGAAACAACCATGGAACTGAATAACACGTGTGAAGACTCATTTTACCATCCAAAAGCAGGAATGTCTGATTCGATTGCTACGGTCTCCAAGAGTTCATTCCGTCCCAGGTGA
- the LOC122313614 gene encoding cysteine-rich receptor-like protein kinase 2 isoform X2 has protein sequence MKQEYPSVPCQCVTLLVIKILLLLETAVLGDPRSQTVSITCGLQLEHNSTIFVPNFVATMERISEQMRVSGFGVAVTGSGPDSNFGLAQCYGDLPLLDCVLCYAEARTVLPQCFPYNGGRIYLDGCFMRSENYSFFEEYKGPGDRAVCGNTTRKNSTFVASVRKAVRHAVETAPSNKGYGRAHVAVPVAVNESAYVLADCWRNLNASSCKVCLDNASASMLECLPWSEGRALNTGCFMRYSDKDFLNKEPGNGNSRVTTIVIVVSVVSSVIVLVVVIAIGVYIRKRRYIQKKRRGSNDAEKLVKILNDSSLNFKYSTIEKATGAFDNANKLGKGGFGTVYKGILPDGREIAVKRLFFNNRHRVADFYNEVNIISSVEHKNLVRLLGCSCSGPESLLIYEFMPNKSLDRFIFDANRGKALNWEKRHEIIVGTAEDFGLARTFEEDKSHISTAIAGTLGYMAPEYLAHGQLTEKADVYSFGVLVLEIVTGKQNNRSKTSEYLDSLVTITWKHFQSGTVEDLYDSNLMLHNHHNSNIKNEILRVVHIGLLCTQEIPSLRPTMSKALQMLTKEEEHLPKPTNPPFVDETTMELNNTCEDSFYHPKAGMSDSIATVSKSSFRPR, from the exons ATGAAGCAAGAATACCCTTCAGTCCCTTGTCAATGTGTTACTCTCCTTGTTATCAAGATTCTCTTACTACTGGAAACAGCAGTACTGGGAGATCCAAGGTCACAAACAGTCAGTATAACGTGTGGCCTCCAACTTGAACACAACAGCACTATCTTTGTACCAAATTTTGTTGCTACAATGGAAAGAATCAGTGAGCAAATGCGAGTTTCAGGCTTTGGAGTCGCAGTCACTGGTTCAGGCCCTGATTCTAACTTTGGCCTTGCTCAGTGCTATGGGGATCTCCCATTACTTGACTGTGTACTATGCTATGCTGAGGCTCGCACGGTTCTTCCTCAGTGCTTCCCTTACAATGGGGGTCGCATTTACCTCGATGGTTGCTTCATGAGGTCCGAGAATTATAGCTTCTTTGAAGAGTATAAAGGACCTGGTGACAGGGCTGTGTGTGGGAATACGACAAGGAAGAACTCAACGTTCGTAGCATCGGTTAGAAAAGCTGTGAGGCATGCTGTCGAGACTGCACCTAGCAACAAAGGGTATGGAAGGGCACATGTGGCTGTGCCTGTGGCAGTGAATGAGTCAGCTTATGTGCTGGCTGATTGTTGGAGGAATCTGAATGCTAGCTCTTGTAAAGTCTGTTTGGATAATGCATCTGCTTCGATGTTGGAATGCTTGCCTTGGTCAGAGGGCCGAGCACTGAACACCGGCTGCTTCATGCGGTATTCAGACAAAGATTTCCTCAACAAGGAACCAGGAAATGGAAATTCGAGAG TTACCACCATAGTGATAGTAGTTTCAGTTGTCAGTTCGGTGATTGTTTTGGTAGTTGTAATAGCAATTGGTGTATACATCAGGAAGCGCAGatatatacaaaagaaaagaagag GTTCAAATGATGCAGAAAAATTGGTGAAAATTCTTAATGACAGTAGcttgaatttcaaatattccACTATAGAGAAGGCTACAGGTGCTTTTGATAATGCCAACAAGCTTGGAAAAGGAGGATTTGGAACAGTTTATAAG GGGATTCTGCCAGATGGAAGAGAGATTGCTGTCAAAAGACTTTTCTTCAACAATAGACATAGAGTGGCGGATTTCTACAATGAAGTTAACATTATAAGTAGTGTTGAACACAAGAACCTAGTCAGGTTACTAGGTTGCAGCTGCTCTGGACCTGAAAGCCTTCTTATCTATGAGTTCATGCCTAACAAAAGCCTTGATCGTTTCATCTTTG ATGCAAACAGAGGTAAAGCACTGAACTGGGAGAAGAGACATGAAATTATTGTAGGGACAGCAGAAG ATTTTGGGTTGGCCAGGACATTCGAAGAAGATAAGAGCCACATAAGCACTGCCATTGCAGGAACACT AGGATATATGGCTCCAGAGTACCTAGCCCATGGCCAGTTGACAGAAAAGGCCGATGTGTACAGCTTTGGGGTGCTTGTGTTAGAGATTGTTACGGGTAAGCAGAACAACAGGAGCAAAACCTCGGAATACTTGGACAGCCTAGTCACAATA ACATGGAAGCATTTTCAATCAGGGACAGTTGAGGATTTGTATGATTCAAATCTAATGCTGCATAATCACCACAACAGCAATATTAAGAATGAGATCTTGAGAGTGGTGCACATCGGACTTCTGTGCACCCAAGAGATTCCGTCATTGAGACCAACAATGTCAAAGGCTTTGCAGATGCTAACAAAGGAGGAGGAGCACCTTCCTAAACCAACAAATCCACCCTTTGTAGATGAAACAACCATGGAACTGAATAACACGTGTGAAGACTCATTTTACCATCCAAAAGCAGGAATGTCTGATTCGATTGCTACGGTCTCCAAGAGTTCATTCCGTCCCAGGTGA
- the LOC122313614 gene encoding cysteine-rich receptor-like protein kinase 2 isoform X1 — protein sequence MKQEYPSVPCQCVTLLVIKILLLLETAVLGDPRSQTVSITCGLQLEHNSTIFVPNFVATMERISEQMRVSGFGVAVTGSGPDSNFGLAQCYGDLPLLDCVLCYAEARTVLPQCFPYNGGRIYLDGCFMRSENYSFFEEYKGPGDRAVCGNTTRKNSTFVASVRKAVRHAVETAPSNKGYGRAHVAVPVAVNESAYVLADCWRNLNASSCKVCLDNASASMLECLPWSEGRALNTGCFMRYSDKDFLNKEPGNGNSRVTTIVIVVSVVSSVIVLVVVIAIGVYIRKRRYIQKKRRGSNDAEKLVKILNDSSLNFKYSTIEKATGAFDNANKLGKGGFGTVYKGILPDGREIAVKRLFFNNRHRVADFYNEVNIISSVEHKNLVRLLGCSCSGPESLLIYEFMPNKSLDRFIFDANRGKALNWEKRHEIIVGTAEGLVYLHENSKNRIIHRDIKASNILLDSRLRAKIADFGLARTFEEDKSHISTAIAGTLGYMAPEYLAHGQLTEKADVYSFGVLVLEIVTGKQNNRSKTSEYLDSLVTITWKHFQSGTVEDLYDSNLMLHNHHNSNIKNEILRVVHIGLLCTQEIPSLRPTMSKALQMLTKEEEHLPKPTNPPFVDETTMELNNTCEDSFYHPKAGMSDSIATVSKSSFRPR from the exons ATGAAGCAAGAATACCCTTCAGTCCCTTGTCAATGTGTTACTCTCCTTGTTATCAAGATTCTCTTACTACTGGAAACAGCAGTACTGGGAGATCCAAGGTCACAAACAGTCAGTATAACGTGTGGCCTCCAACTTGAACACAACAGCACTATCTTTGTACCAAATTTTGTTGCTACAATGGAAAGAATCAGTGAGCAAATGCGAGTTTCAGGCTTTGGAGTCGCAGTCACTGGTTCAGGCCCTGATTCTAACTTTGGCCTTGCTCAGTGCTATGGGGATCTCCCATTACTTGACTGTGTACTATGCTATGCTGAGGCTCGCACGGTTCTTCCTCAGTGCTTCCCTTACAATGGGGGTCGCATTTACCTCGATGGTTGCTTCATGAGGTCCGAGAATTATAGCTTCTTTGAAGAGTATAAAGGACCTGGTGACAGGGCTGTGTGTGGGAATACGACAAGGAAGAACTCAACGTTCGTAGCATCGGTTAGAAAAGCTGTGAGGCATGCTGTCGAGACTGCACCTAGCAACAAAGGGTATGGAAGGGCACATGTGGCTGTGCCTGTGGCAGTGAATGAGTCAGCTTATGTGCTGGCTGATTGTTGGAGGAATCTGAATGCTAGCTCTTGTAAAGTCTGTTTGGATAATGCATCTGCTTCGATGTTGGAATGCTTGCCTTGGTCAGAGGGCCGAGCACTGAACACCGGCTGCTTCATGCGGTATTCAGACAAAGATTTCCTCAACAAGGAACCAGGAAATGGAAATTCGAGAG TTACCACCATAGTGATAGTAGTTTCAGTTGTCAGTTCGGTGATTGTTTTGGTAGTTGTAATAGCAATTGGTGTATACATCAGGAAGCGCAGatatatacaaaagaaaagaagag GTTCAAATGATGCAGAAAAATTGGTGAAAATTCTTAATGACAGTAGcttgaatttcaaatattccACTATAGAGAAGGCTACAGGTGCTTTTGATAATGCCAACAAGCTTGGAAAAGGAGGATTTGGAACAGTTTATAAG GGGATTCTGCCAGATGGAAGAGAGATTGCTGTCAAAAGACTTTTCTTCAACAATAGACATAGAGTGGCGGATTTCTACAATGAAGTTAACATTATAAGTAGTGTTGAACACAAGAACCTAGTCAGGTTACTAGGTTGCAGCTGCTCTGGACCTGAAAGCCTTCTTATCTATGAGTTCATGCCTAACAAAAGCCTTGATCGTTTCATCTTTG ATGCAAACAGAGGTAAAGCACTGAACTGGGAGAAGAGACATGAAATTATTGTAGGGACAGCAGAAGGTTTAGTCTACCTTCATGAGAATTCGAAGAACAGAATCATTCATAGAGATATAAAAGCCAGTAACATCTTATTAGACTCAAGACTTCGTGCTAAAATTGCAGATTTTGGGTTGGCCAGGACATTCGAAGAAGATAAGAGCCACATAAGCACTGCCATTGCAGGAACACT AGGATATATGGCTCCAGAGTACCTAGCCCATGGCCAGTTGACAGAAAAGGCCGATGTGTACAGCTTTGGGGTGCTTGTGTTAGAGATTGTTACGGGTAAGCAGAACAACAGGAGCAAAACCTCGGAATACTTGGACAGCCTAGTCACAATA ACATGGAAGCATTTTCAATCAGGGACAGTTGAGGATTTGTATGATTCAAATCTAATGCTGCATAATCACCACAACAGCAATATTAAGAATGAGATCTTGAGAGTGGTGCACATCGGACTTCTGTGCACCCAAGAGATTCCGTCATTGAGACCAACAATGTCAAAGGCTTTGCAGATGCTAACAAAGGAGGAGGAGCACCTTCCTAAACCAACAAATCCACCCTTTGTAGATGAAACAACCATGGAACTGAATAACACGTGTGAAGACTCATTTTACCATCCAAAAGCAGGAATGTCTGATTCGATTGCTACGGTCTCCAAGAGTTCATTCCGTCCCAGGTGA
- the LOC122313616 gene encoding 2-phytyl-1,4-beta-naphthoquinone methyltransferase, chloroplastic isoform X3: MAVSWSGAKMGDQVLDLCCGSGDLSFLLSEKVGSNGKVTGLDFSKEQLSVASLRRNMSLKTCYKNIDWVEGDALDLPFPDGYFDAITMGYGLRNVVDKYRAMQEMFRVLKPGLLSSRVSILDFNKSTQPFTASIQEWMIDNVVVPVATSYGLAKEYEYLKSSVREFLTGKELEKVALQVGFSSARHYEISGGIMGNLVAKR, translated from the exons ATGGCAGTCTCATGGAGTGG AGCCAAAATGGGAGACCAAGTGTTGGATTTGTGTTGTGGAAGTGGGGATTTATCGTTTCTATTGTCTGAGAAAGTGGGATCTAATGGCAAG GTGACCGGTCTTGATTTCTCAAAGGAGCAGTTGTCAGTTGCTTCACTTCGGCGAAACATGTCCCTGAAAACGTGCTACAAGAATATCGA TTGGGTTGAAGGCGATGCCCTTGATTTGCCATTTCCAGATGGCTACTTTGATGCTATTACAATGGGCTATGGGCTACGAAATGTGGTAGATAAGTACAGAGCCATGCAGGAGATGTTTAGGGTCCTAAAACCAGGTCTTCTGA GTTCAAGGGTATCCATCCTTGATTTCAATAAAAGCACTCAACCATTTACAGCATCAATTCAG GAATGGATGATTGACAATGTTGTAGTCCCAGTGGCAACTAGTTATGGGCTTGCAAAGGAGTATGAATATTTGAAAAGCTCAGTTAGGGAATTTTTAACAG GGAAGGAGCTGGAGAAGGTTGCTTTACAAGTAGGATTCTCAAGTGCCAGACACTATGAGATTAGTGGAGGCATCATGGGCAACCTAGTAGCCAAACGTTAG
- the LOC122313616 gene encoding 2-phytyl-1,4-beta-naphthoquinone methyltransferase, chloroplastic isoform X1: MASLQLSLPSTYSVRPRPVRCADERQTLFNRIAPVYDNLNDLLSLGQHRVWKRMAVSWSGAKMGDQVLDLCCGSGDLSFLLSEKVGSNGKVTGLDFSKEQLSVASLRRNMSLKTCYKNIDWVEGDALDLPFPDGYFDAITMGYGLRNVVDKYRAMQEMFRVLKPGLLSSRVSILDFNKSTQPFTASIQEWMIDNVVVPVATSYGLAKEYEYLKSSVREFLTGKELEKVALQVGFSSARHYEISGGIMGNLVAKR, encoded by the exons ATGGCTTCCCTTCAGCTCTCTCTTCCTTCAACATACAGTGTCAGACCCAGGCCGGTTCGTTGTGCTGACGAACGCCAAACCCTCTTTAACCGTATAGCTCCTGTCTACGATAAT TTGAATGACCTGCTGAGTTTGGGTCAGCATCGAGTATGGAAAAGGATGGCAGTCTCATGGAGTGG AGCCAAAATGGGAGACCAAGTGTTGGATTTGTGTTGTGGAAGTGGGGATTTATCGTTTCTATTGTCTGAGAAAGTGGGATCTAATGGCAAG GTGACCGGTCTTGATTTCTCAAAGGAGCAGTTGTCAGTTGCTTCACTTCGGCGAAACATGTCCCTGAAAACGTGCTACAAGAATATCGA TTGGGTTGAAGGCGATGCCCTTGATTTGCCATTTCCAGATGGCTACTTTGATGCTATTACAATGGGCTATGGGCTACGAAATGTGGTAGATAAGTACAGAGCCATGCAGGAGATGTTTAGGGTCCTAAAACCAGGTCTTCTGA GTTCAAGGGTATCCATCCTTGATTTCAATAAAAGCACTCAACCATTTACAGCATCAATTCAG GAATGGATGATTGACAATGTTGTAGTCCCAGTGGCAACTAGTTATGGGCTTGCAAAGGAGTATGAATATTTGAAAAGCTCAGTTAGGGAATTTTTAACAG GGAAGGAGCTGGAGAAGGTTGCTTTACAAGTAGGATTCTCAAGTGCCAGACACTATGAGATTAGTGGAGGCATCATGGGCAACCTAGTAGCCAAACGTTAG
- the LOC122313616 gene encoding 2-phytyl-1,4-beta-naphthoquinone methyltransferase, chloroplastic isoform X2 → MASLQLSLPSTYSVRPRPVRCADERQTLFNRIAPVYDNLNDLLSLGQHRVWKRMAVSWSGAKMGDQVLDLCCGSGDLSFLLSEKVGSNGKVTGLDFSKEQLSVASLRRNMSLKTCYKNIDWVEGDALDLPFPDGYFDAITMGYGLRNVVDKYRAMQEMFRVLKPGSRVSILDFNKSTQPFTASIQEWMIDNVVVPVATSYGLAKEYEYLKSSVREFLTGKELEKVALQVGFSSARHYEISGGIMGNLVAKR, encoded by the exons ATGGCTTCCCTTCAGCTCTCTCTTCCTTCAACATACAGTGTCAGACCCAGGCCGGTTCGTTGTGCTGACGAACGCCAAACCCTCTTTAACCGTATAGCTCCTGTCTACGATAAT TTGAATGACCTGCTGAGTTTGGGTCAGCATCGAGTATGGAAAAGGATGGCAGTCTCATGGAGTGG AGCCAAAATGGGAGACCAAGTGTTGGATTTGTGTTGTGGAAGTGGGGATTTATCGTTTCTATTGTCTGAGAAAGTGGGATCTAATGGCAAG GTGACCGGTCTTGATTTCTCAAAGGAGCAGTTGTCAGTTGCTTCACTTCGGCGAAACATGTCCCTGAAAACGTGCTACAAGAATATCGA TTGGGTTGAAGGCGATGCCCTTGATTTGCCATTTCCAGATGGCTACTTTGATGCTATTACAATGGGCTATGGGCTACGAAATGTGGTAGATAAGTACAGAGCCATGCAGGAGATGTTTAGGGTCCTAAAACCAG GTTCAAGGGTATCCATCCTTGATTTCAATAAAAGCACTCAACCATTTACAGCATCAATTCAG GAATGGATGATTGACAATGTTGTAGTCCCAGTGGCAACTAGTTATGGGCTTGCAAAGGAGTATGAATATTTGAAAAGCTCAGTTAGGGAATTTTTAACAG GGAAGGAGCTGGAGAAGGTTGCTTTACAAGTAGGATTCTCAAGTGCCAGACACTATGAGATTAGTGGAGGCATCATGGGCAACCTAGTAGCCAAACGTTAG